The genomic segment GCGCCGGTGCCGGGAGCGGGTGGTCGAACAGGCCCGCGTCGAACATGCTGCTCAGGATCCGGCGTGCGGCGTCCTCGATGCGGGCCGCCGGGACCCCTGCGGCGAGTTGCTCGGCGGACACGCGCACCCCGCCGGGACCGAGCCCGGCGAGGTCCATCCCCGCGTTGGCGGCGGCGATCTGGTCGTCACCGGCCCAGAAGTCCGGCACCGTGTGGCCCTGCAGCCCCAGCAGCCGCTTGAGGTCGTCGAACAGGCCGGGGTGCTGGACCGCGAAGGTGCCGTTGACCTTGGGGTAGGCCAGCATCACCGAAGCGAGGGCGTTCGCCTCGACCGCCGCGCGGAACGGGGCGTGGTACACCTCGTGCAGCGTGCGTTCGTCCACCTTGACGTCGACCACCAGCCGGTCGAGCTCCTGGGTGTAGGCGCCGAAGTGCTTGAGCGTGGCCACCACGTGGCCTTGGCGCAGTGCCTTGACCGCCGCGGCGGCGAGCACCCCGGACAGGTGCGGGTCCTCCCCGAAACCCTCGGACTGGCGGCCGAAGTGCCAGGTGCGGGTGAGGTCGGCGGTGGGCGCGAGCAGGTTGGTGAACCCCTTGCCCCGGCCCTCGGCGGCGACCGCGGTGGCGAGCTTCCCCACGAGGTCCGGGTGGAAGGTCGCGGCCTGGGCCAGCGGCACGGGGAACGCCGTGACGCCGGTTTCGCCACGCAGTCCCGCGGACGCGTCGGCGATGCTCAACGCGGGGATGCCGAGACTTGCCAAGGCTGGGAAGTCGCAGCGCAGCAGGGCGATCTTCTGCGCCGGGCTCATCCTGGCGAGCAGTTGATCGACTCTGGGGTCGGCGGCGCGGGCCACGCCCGGGGCGAGCGCGGCGGCGAGGGTGGTGAGCAGGGCGGCTGAGATGAAGCTGCGTCGATCCATGTCGGCCTTTCCGATCGGCGGGTTTCAGCGGGTGGCGTAGGCCTTGTCCAGTGCTTCGAGGGCCTGCGGCACGGTGGCGGAACCGGAGAAGAGCTTCTGCACCTGGCTGAAGTGCTCCTGCTGCACCTTCGGGTTCGGCCAGAGCTGGTCCATGAACGGCACCGTGGTCCCGGCCCGCAGGTGCTGGTCGAGCACGCCGAGCGCGGGGTCGGCGCGGAAACTCGCGTTGGGGATAGCGGGCAGGGTGCCGCCCTGTTCGTTGTAAAGGTTCTGTCCCTGCTCGGAGCCGAGGAAGTCGGCGAACTTCAGTGCCAGATCGGGGTTTCCGCTCTTGGCGTTCACCCCGTACGCGGCCGAGATGGCGCCGGGCATCCGGACCTTGGCGGGATCGTTGCCCGCGGGCAGGGCGAACATGCGCAACTCGGCGCCGGGTGCCTCCGTGCGGATCTGCGCGAGGCTGCTGGCCACCTGCACCACGCCGACGGCCTTGCCCTGCGCGACGTCCTTGAGCGAGTTCTCGTAGCTCGTGCCCAGCGGCTGGTCGCTGAAGCAGCCCGCGCGGTCCAGCTCCTGGTACTTCTCCAGCGCGACCCGCCAGCCGGAGTCGGCGAACCGCACCTGGCCAGCGGCCATCTTCCCGGCGAAGCCAGGGTCGTCGGCGTACACGGTGGTGGCCGCCAGCGCGTAGGTGACCAGCTGGGTCACCCACGGGGTCTGGTTGCCCAGCGAGAGCAGCACCTTGCCGTTGGCGCGCGCCTTGCCGCACAACGCGATCAGCTCGTCCCAGGTGCGGGGTTCCTGGCCGCCGATCGCGGTCAGCGCGGGCTGGGTGTAGAGCACGCCGATGCCGCTGTAGTTGGCGGGCACCAGATACGTCCTGCCCTCGACCTGGGTGACCTCGCGGCTGGCCGCCGGGATCGCCCCGGCGAACGGGCGGTCGCTGAGGTCGGCGAGGTACCCGGCGGGCTGGAGCACCTGCAGCGCACCGGGATTGCCGTTGCCCGGCCACACGGTGAACACGTCCGGGCCGGTGCCGGAGGACGACTGGGTGCGCAGCGTGCTCTGCAGCTGGTCGGTGTCGGCGTAGGTCACCGTGACCTGCTTTCCCGGGTTCGCCTGTTCGAACGCGGCGACCACCGCGTCCATCGCGGTCCGGTCGGTGGCGTTGGCGGCGACCTCCAGGCTGTTCGGGTCCGATGTGGACGATCCGGAACCGCAGCCGGACAGGGCCAGCGCGGCGGTGAGGACGGTGGCCGCGAGGCGGCCGGGGGTGCGGATGGGCATGGTTGTGCTCCGTGGGGGGCGTGTGGTGGCGCCGGTCAGCCCTTGAGGCCGCCGGCGAATCCTTGGATGACGCGTTTCTGCAGGGCGAAGTAGACGAGCAGCATCGGCGCGGTGCCGATGACCAGCCCGGCGAACACCATCGGCCACTGGGACACGTACTGGCCCACGAAGCCGAAGAGCGCGACCGGCACCGTCTGCTGCCCGGTGCCGCTGAGGTAGAGCAGCGGGGTGAGGAAGTCGTTCCAGACGAAGATCGCGTTGAGGATGACCACCGTGCCGGTGATCGGGCGCAGCAACGGCAGCACCACGGAGAAGAACGCCCGCAGCGGACCACAGCCGTCGATCAGCGCGGCTTCTTCATAGGCGGGATCGAGCGCGCGCAGGAATCCGGTGTAGAGGAACACCGAGAACGGCGTCTGGAGACCGGTGTAGAACACCACCAGCGCCAGCGGGTTCCCGAGCAGGCCGAGGTCGCGCATGCTCTGGTACAGCGGGATCAGCGCGAGCTGGAACGGCAGCAGCAGGCCGAGCATGAACAGCCCGAACGCCGCCTTCGACCAGGTGCGGGTGCTCCGCGCCAGCGGGTAGGCCGCCATCGCCGAGAGCACCACCACCAGCACCACGCTGCCGGCGGTGATCAGCGTGCTGGTCAGCAGCGCGGAGCCGAGCCCGGCCTGCTGCCACGCGTCGCCGTAGTTGGCCAGCGTCGGCGTGGACAGCGCGATCGGGGAACTCTGGTCACCCGGTTGCCGCAGTGACAGGGAAACCAGCACGTACACCGGGAAGGCGAAGACGAGCGCCGCGGCGACCATCGCGGCTTCGAGCACGGCGGTGCGCCAGGTGTAGCGGTTCACGAGAAGTCCTCCCGCCGCCGCAGCCCCCGGTACTGCACCGCGCTGATCACCGCGACGAGCACGGTGAGCACCAGCGCGAGCGCGATGCTGTAGGCGAAGTCGTTGAACTGGAACGCCTGCCGGTAGATCACCGTGGACAGCGTGTCGGTGGCGCCACCGGGACCGCCCTGGGTCATCACCCACACCTGGTCGAACAGCTTGAGCCCGCCGATCACCGACAACATCAGGTTGATCGTCATCGCCGGGGCCAGCATCGGCCGGGTGACGTGCCAGAACCGGCCCAGCGCCCCGGCCCCGTCCAGCGCGGCCGCCTCGTGGACCTCCTGCGGGATGGATTGCAGCCCCGCCAGGAAGATCACCATCGAGTAGCCGGCGAACTGCCAGATGACCACCGCGACCACCGACCACAGCGCCAGGTCCGGGTCACCGAGCCAGTCCTGCTGCCATGACCCGAGGCCCAGCGCGGCGAACAGGGCGTTGATCGCGCCTTCCGGGGCGTAGAGGTATTTCCACAGGTACGCGGTGACCACCGGGGTGATCACCGCCGGGGCGAAGAAGAACACCCGCAGCACGGTCCGGCTCCTGATGCGGGCGTGCACGCCCAGGGCCAGCAGCAGCCCGATCACGTTCTGCACCACCGTGATGCCCGCGGCCGCGAGCAGCGTGTTCACCAGTGCCAGGCGCGCGGTCTCGTCGTCGAGCAGGGTGCGGAAGTTGTCCAGCCCGGCGAAGTCGGGTGCCGGGGTGATGCCGTCCCAGTCGGTGAAGGCGTAGCCCGCGCCCTGGACGCTCGGCACCACGACCACGAAGACGAAGAAGGCCAGCGCCGGGGCGAGGAACCACCAGGGAGCCGTGGGCGGGCCGCCGCGCCGTCTCGAGCCGAGCTTCGTTGCCATGCCGAGGTTTCCGTTCTCCGCCGCGCCCACCGCGAGACGGGATTGAAACGTTTTACCGTGGGAGCACCACTGTGACGGAGGCCGCGCGATCACGGAAATGAATGTCGGTGATGGCACCCATCCACGCGATGAATGCACGTACCACCGCGCGCATTTTCCTCGTTTTGTGGAATTCGTTCCGCAGAACGAGGAATTCCGGCGACGACCGGTATTCCGACAACTTTCGACACACTAGGAATGATTCATGGGGAAACCCCCAGCGAACCGCTCCTAGAATACGTTTTCATCCGAGGAAAGGAACACGGTGCCATGCGCCTGGTAGGACGAACGGCGGCTTTGCTCACCGTGTTCGCGGCGTTGTTCCCTTCGTCTCTCGTGTCCGCGAGCGCGGCGCAGCCGTCCGCGTTCCGCCACACCGAGGTCTCCTTCACCAGCGCGAGCAAAACCATGCACGGGTCACTGGTGGTCCCGCCCGGCGAGGGCGCTCCCCGGCCGGCGATGGTGCTGGTGCACGGCTCCGGTGAAGGGAAGCGCGAGGAGTTGCGCAAGCAGGCGGAGGCCTTCGCCGCCCAAGGCGTGGTGTCGCTGATCTACGACAAGGACACCAGCAACTATTCTCTGATGCAGCGGGATTTCTCCGGCCTCGCCGACGACGCCGTCGCCGCGCTCGACTACCTGCGCGGGCGGCCCGAAGTGGACCCGGCCCGCACCGGGTTGTGGGGTTTCAGCGAAGGCGGCTGGGTGGCCCCGCTGGCCGCCACCCGGGCGGAGCACGCCGCGTTCCTGGTGGTCGTGGGCGCGAACGGGGTCAGCCCGTCGGAGGCGCAGGCCTGGAGCTACCGGCAGTGGATGCGCAAGCAGGGGGTGTCCAGCGAGTCGGTGCTCGACCTCGCCTCGGTCACCGCCACCCGGATCGCGGCGGAAGCCGGGCTCTTCCCGGAGGCGGATTTCGATCCCCAGCCGGCTCTGGAGGAACTACGTATTCCGGTACTCGCGATCTGGGGCGCGCAGGACCGGCAGAGCCCGCCGCGCGACGCGGCCGCCCTGTTCGCCGCCACCCAGGCCGACAACCCCGCCTTCACCATGCGCACCTTTCCCCAGGCGCACCACGCATTGGTCCACACCACCGATGGCTTCGACCGCCTCGAAGGCTTCGTTCCCGAATTCCCCGAACTCGTCGGTTCGTGGGTGAAGGACATCACCGGCGGCGCACCGGCGGCGGCTTCGGGTCCGCTGCCCGCCCAGGACGAACCGGCGGCGGAGGTCACGCCCCTCGCCTGGTACGAATCGCTGTGGGTGCAGGGATTCGCCCTGCTGGCACTGATCGTGGCCTTCGCCGCCTACCCGCTCACCGCCCTTTTCCGGGCCGTTCGCGGCAGGCCGCGGAACGGGGTGGCACCGGCGCACTGGGCTTCGTTCACCGGCCTGCTGACCGTGATCGGCTCGATGTCGTTCGTGATGCTCATCTTCACCGGTGGCGGCGAGGAGGTCGGCCCGGTGCTGTGGGGCAGGCCGGTGTTCTGGCTGGCGACCCAGGTGCTCGCGCTCGGCACGCTCGTCCTCGCGGGTGCCGCGGCCGTCCAGTGGTGGCGGGCGGACGAGGTCCGCAAAGGGCGGAAAATCCTCGCTCTGCCGCTGGGCGGGGCGTTGCTGATGATTCCCTGGGGGCTCTACTGGGGCGTTTTCCTGCCCTGAGGTCACCGGAATGGAGAATGTGATGGCCGAGGCCGAACAAACCGCCGACCGGCCGCCGCGCCGGCGGTTCTTCCGGGCGCTGGCCTACCTGCTGCTGAACCTGCCCATCGGGGTGGCGGGCTTTTCGATCCTGTTCGCCCTGACCTCGCTGGGTTTCTCCCTGGCGGTCGTGCTGATCGGGTTGCCGCTGCTCGGGTTGACCGCCCTGCTGGCCAGGTCTCTCGCGCGGATGGAACGCGCGCGGGTCCACACCATGCTGGGCACCTACATCCCGGCGCCCCACCTGGTGCCACCGGCGGGCGGGCAGCTCCGGCGGTGGACCGCGCCGCTGCGGGACGGCGCCACCTGGCGGGACCTGCTCTACGTCTTCCTGCTCTTCCCGCTCGGTGTCCTCCAGTTCTCGCTGGTGGTCGGGGCCTGGTCGGTGAGCGTGGCGTTGCTCGCCCTGCCGGTCTTCTACCACTTCGTCGACGACGGCGCCTATCGCTTCCCCAGTGAGAGCCTGCACTGGGTCACCGTGGACACCCCGCTGGAAGCCCTGCCGTGGGCGGCGCTCGGGTTCGTCTTCGCGGTGCTCTCGGTACTGCTCACCCGCGGGCTGGCCGCCGGGCACGCCCGGTTCGCCCGGGCGTTGCTCGCGGCCCGATAAGTAACCTCAGGGTTATCGATCGTTGCGTAGTTCCTCGTTGTTCGCG from the Amycolatopsis magusensis genome contains:
- a CDS encoding sensor domain-containing protein, coding for MAEAEQTADRPPRRRFFRALAYLLLNLPIGVAGFSILFALTSLGFSLAVVLIGLPLLGLTALLARSLARMERARVHTMLGTYIPAPHLVPPAGGQLRRWTAPLRDGATWRDLLYVFLLFPLGVLQFSLVVGAWSVSVALLALPVFYHFVDDGAYRFPSESLHWVTVDTPLEALPWAALGFVFAVLSVLLTRGLAAGHARFARALLAAR
- a CDS encoding carbohydrate ABC transporter permease, which produces MNRYTWRTAVLEAAMVAAALVFAFPVYVLVSLSLRQPGDQSSPIALSTPTLANYGDAWQQAGLGSALLTSTLITAGSVVLVVVLSAMAAYPLARSTRTWSKAAFGLFMLGLLLPFQLALIPLYQSMRDLGLLGNPLALVVFYTGLQTPFSVFLYTGFLRALDPAYEEAALIDGCGPLRAFFSVVLPLLRPITGTVVILNAIFVWNDFLTPLLYLSGTGQQTVPVALFGFVGQYVSQWPMVFAGLVIGTAPMLLVYFALQKRVIQGFAGGLKG
- a CDS encoding ABC transporter substrate-binding protein encodes the protein MPIRTPGRLAATVLTAALALSGCGSGSSTSDPNSLEVAANATDRTAMDAVVAAFEQANPGKQVTVTYADTDQLQSTLRTQSSSGTGPDVFTVWPGNGNPGALQVLQPAGYLADLSDRPFAGAIPAASREVTQVEGRTYLVPANYSGIGVLYTQPALTAIGGQEPRTWDELIALCGKARANGKVLLSLGNQTPWVTQLVTYALAATTVYADDPGFAGKMAAGQVRFADSGWRVALEKYQELDRAGCFSDQPLGTSYENSLKDVAQGKAVGVVQVASSLAQIRTEAPGAELRMFALPAGNDPAKVRMPGAISAAYGVNAKSGNPDLALKFADFLGSEQGQNLYNEQGGTLPAIPNASFRADPALGVLDQHLRAGTTVPFMDQLWPNPKVQQEHFSQVQKLFSGSATVPQALEALDKAYATR
- a CDS encoding alpha/beta hydrolase family protein, translated to MRLVGRTAALLTVFAALFPSSLVSASAAQPSAFRHTEVSFTSASKTMHGSLVVPPGEGAPRPAMVLVHGSGEGKREELRKQAEAFAAQGVVSLIYDKDTSNYSLMQRDFSGLADDAVAALDYLRGRPEVDPARTGLWGFSEGGWVAPLAATRAEHAAFLVVVGANGVSPSEAQAWSYRQWMRKQGVSSESVLDLASVTATRIAAEAGLFPEADFDPQPALEELRIPVLAIWGAQDRQSPPRDAAALFAATQADNPAFTMRTFPQAHHALVHTTDGFDRLEGFVPEFPELVGSWVKDITGGAPAAASGPLPAQDEPAAEVTPLAWYESLWVQGFALLALIVAFAAYPLTALFRAVRGRPRNGVAPAHWASFTGLLTVIGSMSFVMLIFTGGGEEVGPVLWGRPVFWLATQVLALGTLVLAGAAAVQWWRADEVRKGRKILALPLGGALLMIPWGLYWGVFLP
- a CDS encoding carbohydrate ABC transporter permease — protein: MATKLGSRRRGGPPTAPWWFLAPALAFFVFVVVVPSVQGAGYAFTDWDGITPAPDFAGLDNFRTLLDDETARLALVNTLLAAAGITVVQNVIGLLLALGVHARIRSRTVLRVFFFAPAVITPVVTAYLWKYLYAPEGAINALFAALGLGSWQQDWLGDPDLALWSVVAVVIWQFAGYSMVIFLAGLQSIPQEVHEAAALDGAGALGRFWHVTRPMLAPAMTINLMLSVIGGLKLFDQVWVMTQGGPGGATDTLSTVIYRQAFQFNDFAYSIALALVLTVLVAVISAVQYRGLRRREDFS